In one window of Eleutherodactylus coqui strain aEleCoq1 chromosome 10, aEleCoq1.hap1, whole genome shotgun sequence DNA:
- the SUPT5H gene encoding transcription elongation factor SPT5 translates to MSDSEDSNFSEEESDRSSEAEEVEDNEEADERASAPGSEKGEEAEEEEVEEDEDEYDEEEEEEDDDDRPRKKRNHGGFILDEADVDDEYEDEDQWEDGAEDILEKAEEIEASNIDNVVLDEDRSGARRLQNLWRDQREEELGEYYMKKYAKSSVGEHIYGGSDELSDDITQQQLLPGVKDPNLWTVKCKIGEERATAIALMRKFIAYQFTDAPLQIKSVVAPEHVKGYIYVEAYKQTHVKQAIEGVGNLRMGYWNQQMVPIKEMTDVLKVVKEVTNLKPKSWVRLKRGIYKDDIAQVDYVEPSQNTISLKMIPRIDYDRIKARMSLKDWFAKRKRFRRPPQRLFDTEKIRSLGGDVSSDGDFLIFEGNRYSRKGFLFKSFAMSAVITEGVKPTLSELEKFEDQPEGVDLEVVTESTGKEREHSLQPGDNVEVCEGELINLQGKILSVDGNKITILPKHEDLKDMLEFPANELRKYFRMGDHVKVIAGRYEGDTGLVVRVEENFVILFSDLTMHELKVLPRDLQLCSETASGVDVGGQHEWGELVRLDPQTSGVIVRLERETFQVLNMHGKVVTVRHQAVTRKKDNHFAVALDSEENNIHVKDIVKVIDGPHSGREGEIRHLFRSYAFLHCKKLVENGGMFVCKTRYLVLAGGSKPRDVTNFTIGGFAPMSPRINSPEHPSGGPQRGNMAGGGGPGRGRGRRDNDLIGQTVRISQGPYKGYIGVVKDATESTARVELHSTCQTISVDRQRLTTVGARRPGGMNSAHARTPIYGSQTPMYATGSRTPMYGSQTPVHDGSRTPYYGSQTPLHDGSRTPAQSGAWDPNNPNTPSRADEEYDYRYDDEPSPSPQGYGGTPNPQTPGYPDVPSPQVNAPYHPQTPGTPAMYNTEQFSPYAAPSPQGSYQPSPSPQSYHQVAPSPVGYQNTHSPASYHPTPSPMAYQASPSPSPMGYSPMTPGAPSPGGYNPHTPGSSIEQISSDWVTTDIQVKVRDTFQDNQVVGQAGIIRSVTGGLCSVLLQDSDKVISISGDHLEPVTPTKNSRVKVILGEDREAMGILLSIDNEDGIVRMDLDDQLKILNLHFLGKLES, encoded by the exons ATGTCAGACAGCGAGGACAGTAACTTCTCGGAGGAGGAGAGCGATCGGAGCAGCGAGGCTGAGGAAGTGGAGGACAATGAG GAAGCCGATGAGAGAGCTAGTGCACCTGGAAGTGAGAAAGGGGAGGaagcagaggaagaagaggtAGAAGAAGATGAGGACGAGTatgatgaagaggaagaagaggaggacgatgatgaccGCCCAAGAAAGAAACGCAATCATGGGGGATTTATCTTGGATGAAGCCG ATGTTGATGATGAGTATGAAGATGAAGATCAATGGGAGGATGGAGCagaagacattttggagaaag CAGAAGAAATTGAAG CCTCAAACATTGACAATGTCGTTCTCGATGAGGATCGATCTGGTGCCCGACGCCTCCAGAATCTGTGGAG AGACCAGAGAGAAGAGGAGCTGGGGGAGTATTACATGAAGAAATACGCCAAGTCCTCAGTGGGGGAGCA TATATATGGCGGCTCAGATGAACTATCTGATGACATCACACAGCAGCAGCTGCTTCCTGGAGTCAA GGATCCCAATTTGTGGACCGTGAAATGTAAG ATCGGAGAGGAGCGTGCCACCGCCATTGCTCTGATGAGAAAGTTCATTGCATACCAGTTCACTGACGCA CCACTTCAGATTAAATCTGTGGTCGCCCCAGAGCATGTCAAGGGTTACATCTACGTTGAGGCGTACAAACAAACTCATGTCAAGCAAGCCATTGAGGGCGTGGGTAACCTGCGTATGGGTTACTGGAACCAGCAGATGGTGCCCATCAAAGAAATGACTGATGTCCTAAAGGTGGTAAAAGAAGTTACAAACCTCAAGCCCAAGTCTTGGGTTCGGCTCAAGAGAGGCATCTACAAGGATGACATTGCTCAG GTGGATTATGTTGAGCCCAGTCAGAATACAATCTCCCTCAAAATGATTCCGAGAATAGACTACGATCGGATCAAGGCCCGCATGAGTCTG aaAGATTGGTTTGCCAAGAGGAAGCGGTTCCGCAGGCCCCCGCAGAGGCTCTTTGATACAGAAAAGATCAG GTCCCTTGGGGGAGATGTTTCATCAGACGGAGATTTCCTCATTTTTGAGGGTAATCGTTACAGTCGTAAAGGTTTCCTCTTCAAGAGCTTCGCAATGTCCGCCGTG ATCACAGAAGGGGTGAAGCCAACTCTGTCTGAATTAGAAAAGTTTGAAGATCAGCCAGAAGGGGTTGACTTGGAGGTGGTGACTGAGTCTACAG GGAAAGAACGTGAACACAGTCTGCAGCCTGGTGACAATGTGGAAGTGTGTGAGGGAGAGTTGATAAACCTGCAGGGTAAAATCCTCAGTGTGGATGGAAACAAGATCACTATTCTGCCCAAGCATGAGGACCTGAAG GACATGCTAGAGTTTCCAGCTAATGAGTTGAGGAAGTACTTCCGTATGGGAGACCATGTTAAAGTCATTGCAGGACGCTATGAGGGGGACACGGGTCTGGTCGTTCGTGTTGAAGAAAACTTTGTCATCCTCTTCTCTGATCTTACCATGCACGAG TTAAAGGTTCTGCCTCGAGACTTGCAGCTTTGTTCAGAAACTGCTTCAGGAGTAGATGTTGGTGGACAGCATGAATGGGGAGAGCTGGTGCGGTTGGACCCACAGACTTCGGGAGTTATTGTGCGCCTGGAGCGGGAGACCTTTCAG GTCTTAAACATGCACGGTAAGGTGGTGACGGTGCGACACCAAGCAGTCACCAGGAAGAAGGACAATCACTTCGCTGTTGCTCTGGACTCTGAAGAGAACAATATCCATGTCAAAGATATAGTCAAGGTTATCGATGGACCCCATTCG GGCCGTGAGGGTGAAATCCGCCATTTATTCCGGAGTTACGCCTTCCTTCACTGTAAGAAACTGGTGGAGAATGGAGGCATGTTTGTCTGTAAAACGCGTTACCTGGTTCTGGCCGGAGGCTCCAag CCTCGAGATGTGACAAACTTCACCATCGGAGGATTTGCTCCAATGAGCCCGCGAATCAATAGCCCAGAACACCCCAGTGGAGGAC CACAGAGAGGAAATATGGCCGGTGGTGGAGGGCCAGGCAGGGGAAGAGGTCGCAGGGACAATGATCTCATTGGTCAGACTGTACGAATTTCACAAGGTCCCTACAAGG GCTACATTGGAGTTGTCAAAGATGCCACAGAGTCCACGGCGCGCGTTGAACTTCATTCCACTTGTCAGACCATCTCTGTGGACAGGCAGCGGCTCACCACTGT TGGGGCTCGTCGCCCTGGAGGAATGAACTCCGCTCATGCCAGGACGCCAATATACGGCTCTCAGACCCCAATGTATGCTACTGGGTCCAGAACACCAATGTATGGCTCACAGACGCCGGTCCACGATG GAAGCAGAACACCTTACTATGGGTCTCAAACACCTCTGCACGATGGCAGCCGAACGCCAGCTCAAAGCGGGGCCTGGGATCCCAACAACCCAAACACCCCTTCAAG GGCGGATGAAGAGTATGATTACAGATACGATGATGAACCGTCTCCATCACCTCAAGGCTATGGAGGAACACCAAATCCACAAACTCCAGGGTACCCCGATGTACCATCTCCACAGGTCAATGCGCCATATCATCCTCAGACACCGGGAACACCGGCAAT GTACAACACAGAACAGTTCTCGCCCTATGCTGCTCCTTCTCCGCAAGGCTCCTACCAGCCTAGTCCAAGTCCTCAGAGCTACCATCAAGTGGCTCCAAGTCCTGTTGGTTATCAGAATACACACTCTCCAGCCAGTTACCACCCGACCCCATCGCCCATGGCTTACCAG GCCAGTCCGAGCCCTAGCCCCATGGGTTACAGTCCAATGACTCCTGGGGCACCTTCTCCAGGTGGTTACAATCCTCATACACCCGGTTCCTCTATAGAACAGATCTCCAGCGACTGGGTTACTACAGACATTCAGGTGAAAGTAAGGGACACCTTCCAGGACAATCAGGTCGTGGGACAGGCAGGAATCATCCGTAGCGTTACT GGTGGACTTTGTTCGGTATTATTACAAGACAGTGACAAGGTGATCAGTATTTCTGGAGACCACTTGGAACCTGTAACTCCCACCAAAAATAGTCGG GTAAAAGTCATTTTAGGGGAAGATCGTGAAGCGATGGGCATCCTTCTCAGTATAGATAATGAAGATGGAATTGTGCGCATGGATTTGGACGACCAACTTAAGATCCTCAACCTCCACTTCTTAGGGAAGCTTGAGTCGTGA